The DNA window TTAGagttttgtataaattggcCGAAATATTATGATGACTATTGATGATGGCGGAAAAGATTACGCCACCTAATAGAGatatcattatttatgatatgGACATTTTATCTAGACCCTTATTCTACCCCTGCGAAGTGACCGATTAGGTCTggtagctagtatattataatttaaaagtgtgtgcaaacacaggcaCACTATCTGTACGTGTTTTTGATGCACATCAGTATAAACACTACCAACTCCTAAACTTCGGGTTGGTTCTAAGATTTTATGTTGAAAAAACCTAGTAACTTTTTATAGGCCCGGCACGCGATTTTCATCCAGGGCTTTGGAATCAACAAGGCCATAAAATAGCTACattaactatgtatatattatctacTATATTGATCTTATGAGCAAAATTAAAGGTGTGATCAAAAAGAAATATGATTTGAGTATAACTTTTAGGATGCCAATGGTGGAATCTGGACTGTTGATATAGAGATAGACAAATTACAATGTAATCATACAAAGATTATGACATGTCATGCCAGTGGTATAGTAGCGATGGCTGCATTACGCACATGTCCGATACTAGTTAGTGCTGGATGTGACGGAGCGTTGCATGCATATAACACTGAGACTCACGCACTGCTTGCAAAGTATCAGTTCCAGGCAGCCATTACTTGTATGCTCTATCCTCCATCAGacgtaagttattattattctttatctaaatttaaatatcaataaaatacaatgacgACCGTGTTATTACTTAGTTATTTTAAGGCATAGAATCTATCTTGGCctactaatatatattgtattaattattatatcatgaCATATGTCATGACTGTAGTGTGTTGACATTACAGTatcaattaaagatttttaaatatttatatatctagtatGTGATgtctatatatcttttaatatctTGATGCGAGTAGATAAGAattagtatgttttatttatcaggTCGATGCAACTTCACGAATAATATTGGTAGGGTTTGCTGATGGGATCATGCGAACACTGCTCATTCATCCGGAGCGTCTTCAGGCGCAATCAACGTTAATAGAAGTTCGTGTACATTCTGATCTCACTGTTCACAGTGAAGACTCTATTCATGCTGACGTCATAGATCTGATATCGgttagttttgaaaatattaagttagTTAAAAAACTCTTAACTCTTTCCAAACTCATATGTTTTCATCAAACGTCTGTTTctgtctattttaattttttgaattaatgctttaatttttttcatttccatCACATTGTAGTCCTATTAAGGTCTTGTATATGTCTTAAAATCCAAAGATAAACAATTTGGTTTTATTGACCAATTTGCCTCTCaaatttgtatcaaaatatgtaatttctaAATTTACATACTTGAAATTCTGACAGGTACCAATTTCCAAAAATTGAGCCAATAATagccttattaaaaatatttttcaaattatggaATATTAATTTGCAGTTGTTAAAACCACACTCTAAGTCCTTGAcgcaaataacaataaatgagCAGCGAACGTTACTTGTGACATGTGGAGATGACAGCACgatatttttataccatttgGAATTAGGAACGCCTTTTAAGCTTCATAGATTGGGTTTTATACAAACTCCTAACAATGTAGCTTTTATGACTTGGAAACCAAATGAAGTGAGTATGAAGATTTAACAGAAATTAAAtagaacagtattttttttatttataatacgttaagtgtttataaaaaatactacttctgatttataaacttTGAAGTTGGAATTAATTATTCTCCTTTTTTAAGTAGTACTTAATTtaggcaaaataaaaatataaatgtaatgtgtCAATTGAAGGAACGTGTTCTTCTGCTGTGTGGTGAACTTGGACTTATTATTGAAGCTACGCTGCCAGATattcctataaaaaaatacaatgaaatcaCTACTTTTAAACAAGAATTTATATCAACTGAAGAaatagttgtaaaaaaatattagtaagtatcgaaaagaatcttttttttattatattctagaaACCTAATGATGAAATTTAAAAGCAATTCCaacttaaaaaagttttatttataaaaaaaatatttcagtatgcGTAATAGACCATTCCCGACCGAAGAAGATTTAGCAAGTATTGATGAAGAAGCTCTTAAAGCTCAAGAGGAAAGTGAAAAAGATAAAGATGAAGAAGAGGAAGAATATATTGGTGAAATACAATTAGGTAACTTTACGCTCTAAAATATGTCACAAAGCACTCCTAGTGAATGTTGTCTATGTTCCCTTGACACAAAAGGAAGGTACCTTAAATAGCCAAAAGTGATTACCACTAGCATCCAGTGGCCCATTATTTACTAgtcttttgtatttcaaattaaaaaaattaaaacatttgactATGCcaaaaaaggaaataatttcGGAAAATTATTTCAGGAGCTTCTACtactgaatataataaatatttttatttaaaagtaaatgcataataaagaataaattaaatcacataAAGCTTGTTTTAGTGGAAAGTGAAAATGAGTCGGGTACTACTATATCATGGGCTCAGTATTGCGATGAAGGTATATGGATAGTGCAACAACATACTGGAGCGCTGTTGCTCGTCAGACCTggaaataataagataataaaatatggaCCTATCCCTGGCGCGTGGTGCGATGATATTACAACTTTAAAGTTCATGTATGTgttgagtattttttattttaccaaatataATGACGAAGTGTGATGGTAATATAAAGCTCAATAATTTTCGACGGGAATACCTAAAAGACCGTTTTACTTCAAGATCTTACTTGGGGAAAAGTATAGCAAAAAGCACTAAATTAATAGCAGGTAGTTTGTAGTAGGTAAACTGTAGTAGATtacttgtaaatgttttttaaataatcggcaatatcaaatcaataatgATAGACAGTGAGAAATCAGTATTTAACTCCTTAATTCCTTTCTAACTTAatacatgtttataaatataaattaatatttaaatacactttattattcattgatatatgaacataaataccgtttttttaatgtcaagttGCGAGGATCGCTATCTTGCATTGGGAACGAACTCAGGATACATTCGCGTAGTGCGCATGCCTTTTGAAGAAGAAGATACGCCAGAATACCATTACTTGACGTGGAAAATGGCACAGCAGAAACTACTTAAAAAGCTCAAAGGGAGACGCTTAGCGAAGGAAGAggtgagttttaaaataattaaaacacacgTAAAAATCCAAGATGTAGGTACCTGGTTGATATCCAGACaagtactattaaattatcagaTTCAATTTCTTAACAATGTCAAATATCAGAATCAATTTTTTATcagattaaagattttattaacaatgaatATGTAGAGTAAAAATAACAGAATAAACAAAGAACAGTGTTAAACCTTCTCTAAAAAGGAGGCTTGTGTAAAAACTGTGTCAATACTATCTAAGAAATGACAATTATTCGTAATGTTGTGTTTCAGAATCAACCGACACCGAGAATAGATTTTATTGATTACTACTATCTTCCAATTCATGATCGCTACACGGGAGCTATAACTTGTCTGGAATTTAGTTTTGATAAcaagtaagtaataaaataaatagtataattataatatatatatgaatccAGATCATATAATAGTCACTGAAAATTTTCAGATATTTATACACAAGTGGGCGAGATGGTAATATTTTCTCGTTCATTATTAACTTTTCGGAACCTTTAATTACTTTCCCTTCTTTTGAGCCAGAAAAAGAAACTATCGTAAGTATTTTGTTCATAAGTAAAGTCATAGAGGTAATAGgtgtttatatagtttttataacacTAGTTTTGCTGTTATAGAAAGTAGAAAAGATTAAAGAACCCAGTACTGTTGACGGAGAACTAATGTCGCATGAGCAACTCAAACAAAAGGAGGAGTACGACAAGATGATATCGATAGCCAACGCTCACAAGAAACGTGTTCGCGACCAACTCGCGGAGTTGACCGCTGAATACACTAAACTTATTAAAGCGTAGGTATTTTACCTACATTTCAACTGATGATTTTCAACGTATATAGTTATTTCAGTGGATTTTGTATCAAACGTTACGTTTGTGTCAATCTATTAAACAGTttcgcttttttattttataataacacatcttaaattaaacacatcaaTCAACAATTCAGCacgttgaattataataaacttttattgaaTCGATATTTGTTGTATGAATTCGATTGAAAGCCTCTTCCACTTCTATTTAGCAATTGAATGACTTAACTCATTCATAGTTGCTTATAAGTTGATGATATTAACAGGAACCGATCTCTACCATATTCACAACAAATGGATGTAACTCTGGACCCTCGTCCGCTTGTGGTGCAAGAGCAGGAATTGGAAGAAGCAAAAGCACTCACTCGTCGTAAGCTGGCACATCAGCTAGAAGCCTCAGACTTAGCTCTGCACAAGATGTACTCAAGAAATATCATACAACTTGATGTGTTTCCGTTCACTTTAAAGGCTATCAGGTCAGTCATATCCCGGTTTCTGATTGGTAAGTCATTTAACACACATATTGAtggcaagtattttttttattttgttaatttttttgtagtaatattaaagatatctaatttaaatattaactttcatTGGATGACTTGAACTAGTTTTGCGTGTTATGTTCCCATCCATGTTCCCACCAATGTATAAAACTATATCATGCGAATGATATAAGTTTCATTCATTCTTCTTCAATATTCAAGTATATTGTTATGCATaagattatatgtataatcatTTTCTATGTTTACAAATACACTGATACATAGTTTGTCTGAAAGTGAATCACGTGAAGTCATTATAactttaatcaataatttttaaataactttaaacggCTTTATTTCCTTCGAAAGATTTAAAACTCTAAATTTTGTTAGTATTCTTGTAGTTCGGGGTAAGTTCGATCAATAGGTCAAACTCTCTTGCGTTTCCAatgcttatattatatgtaacaggtaaacgaattataattaaaatatgtgtttttatacGAAAGGGATCCCGAAATTATGATAAGACCATTACGACAGAAAAATCTATCCAGGGCGTTCACTGCCCAACTTCAAGAAGTTCATCAGAAAATGTATGAAGCATCACTTCGCGGACGGTactgtgaaaaaatattttaattcctcTTTAcccattaatattatttaattatttttaatcactgTGCTTAACTCTTTTTTACACGCAAACATTAGGAATTTAGACCTATTTGCATTGATCGAGAGAGAGAAAAGGTAAAGCagaatactataattattaaaaacgcgTACATATTAATTTAGCAACAGTTATTAAAAGTCTAAAACTATCTATTTAGGAGAGCAGAATCCTCAACTCAGAAAGCGGTAGCGAAGAAGGTATCATTAGGACCTCCTCGCGTCGCGTCATTTTTGCTGGGCCTACCGCCGAATCCACCTCATCCTCTGAAGAAAGCACTACGGAACTATTACCAGAGACTCAACCGTCACCATATTCAATTCATTGAGGTATGTTGAGTATtactcaaaaaatataataagtttataactttttaaaacttgataaatttgatttgatggtACGTAATTCACCAATAATGTCACGTTCTATCAATATTATCTAAAGAGATCATTATTGGTTTGTTTCGTTTAGTGGCAAGAACATTTGTCGCGAAAACCAGATTCTCATGCGTTACCTCCAGGCGCTGCAGATGCATTAAAAGAAGCCGAAGAAACCATTGGTAATCGCGTTCTGAAAACACAACCTGACTACGTAGCGCCACAAGGTCACAATACACAGCTTCGTATCTGTCTTACTCGTAAAGAAGTGAGTTTAACTACTAGTACAACCTTATCTGCTTTTAAAAGTCAATCCAAAGCAACAAATGCTCAAGACATTTTAGTTCCCTAAACTAATAAAAAGCattataaaacagaaatattttgggtcttatgtaataatttgacacaatatatttattacttctaATTAGGCTTCTAACGTTACTTTTAGATATACGATAATAAGCGAGAATTTAACGAGAAGGTATTGAAGCTACGAGAACAAAAAGTTAGACTAGTTGAAAAAATGCAAGAAATTGGGAAGCGTTTGGCAGAAATACGGGTCGAAATTCCTCACAAACTTGCCAATCAACCGCCCCACGTGCCAATCATTGATGACAATCTAGAGTTTCCGGAAAAAAATCTTGAGGTAATTTAGTTAGAACATGCAAcggcgaaagaaacttagcGGGTCTGTTTttgtcagttttattatttacatattacattgaatatgaatagaaatagccaggaggccatcgtttcattcccaatatgtatataaagcatCGTAAGATATCTTGCGTGTGTCGATGTGTATTCAGTCACGTGCGCCTCTACCAACCCACATCGTAGCGACGTGCTTGAATAAGCCACAACCTTCTTAAAAGGAGAGGACGAgtttgcccagcagtggcacATTTACAGgcggttactttactttttttattttagattaacaTTTAtctaattcataataattaattacataaataaaaactcatcATATATGAGATTCAGAAAatgagattataaaattaaagcaacGGCAATTTTAGATAAAACCTGAAATCACAGTTCAGGCCGGACATCGTGCGACAATAGCACGAAAACCGCAAGAACGAAGACGATCGATGATGTATCCACAACAGCGAGTTCGTCAGCCGAGAGTTGCTCGCTTCGTACCTATAACCggtaactattaaataataaatttaaaaacattatttttaaaatagaattatactGTTAAGATTTTTAAGCATTGGGCTTTTGGCCACGGTGCATTTTAAAGAAAGAATATTAGTCATCtgcatagaaaatattttggagGATAAGTATATGTGCAAACCCGCACCTTCTCTTAATTTCGTTCCTTAgaatttgtgtaaaaaaaaacggttCGAGCCCCGAAGCTCTTGATCCTCTTAAGTTAGACACGAATCAAACTAATTTACAAAACCTGTTTCCAGGGTTCATGCCTGatacaaaataaagaaatagaaacaaATCATcgacatcaataaaaaaatacattacatactaAAAGTTACATTTTCCGTATAGAATCCCGGCCACTCACTGCATCTTGGGAGCTTTTGAAACCCAAACAAGACCAAGAATCATCTaccattgaaattgaaattcgaGAAAGGCGAATTGAAAGGTAAACGATTCTCACTAGGATTGTTAACAATTAGCTGAACAATAAACCAGTCAATAACACCATTATTTGAAGTATACCTATGTAACTTCGCCAACTAACTTATGCTAATTTGCTGATTTTTTCTAAAcagtatgtacatatgtcaCAATTTCTAGAAAAGTCGTTTGTttttacgtacatacataacattatcagaAACGAATTGCACGTATCGCCCTCTCCTGCAATACAATAATGGTATTAATATCGGCGGCATTAGCCCAGAATAAAATCCTACatgacattatactgtggaaataactaaaatacagGCGAGCCGTGTCAACAATAGCAAATAGTCAGATTTTTTTAACGCGAAGGGTGCAGAGCAGTCTTgtcgtatatatatttcttaaatgtatTTGATGTTAATTAACAAAAAGGCAACATCTAgaacaatatttcatatttaggcATTTATATGAGCAAGACGTACTGATAGTGGATGCTGACATCTTGGTTCAGGAGTTCGACTCCAGGCTTCGACAACTTCAACGAGAACGTATACGCGTGcaggtaatttttaaaatctcaAAATTGTCGCTATTGTTGCTGAGATGATCACGatcataattgtaatttaaatcctaaaatattgaagtatttCCCACATATTTTATAGTGTTAAGACCGTCTGTTGCACCTCATTCAACCTTTAAAGATATCCGgacattttagttttagttttgggagtgcaataaaaaacataataactagAAATATTACAGGAGAAAAATCAATTACTGGAACTGCATCTATACCAGTTACACAGGGAAATGACTGTGTTAAACCGTTTTGAGGCTCACGAAGATCGTTTAGCAGAGAGGGTCTACGCTAAATTGATGCaggtcatttattaaatttatttatgttcagACAAATCGCTCAAAAATACTGTAGTACAGTTTAACTAAATATCTCTCACTATAATCGTTTAAGTAGGAATCTCTCATTTGCTTATAAGCAATcgcctttaataataatgtcgccttatatttaattaagaaatattaattttgtaatcgaGTTCAATACTTTTTATCGTATCAAATTACTTGAGACTATTCGGTTGTAAggattaattaaagttaataatatataacccGATTCTCTTAATACAAACGACTATATATAAGAGATATGAAATTCAAGCTATAAATTGCTTATAATACTTGTAGGTGCGAAATGTAAATGACCAGATAATCGATTGTGAGCGTCGAATTGAAGAACACAAAGCGGAAAAGGAACGGCTCGATCTGGCGTGTCAGGAATTGCAGAGACAGTTCAAGAAATTAGTGCAAGATAATAAATTCGCTGATTTCCTCCGAAGAATATTTAAGAAGAAATATCGACCCCCACGCGATAGAAATGAAGATGGTAATGTACATAATacagatatatagatatttaatcataatacctatctatttaaaaaaaatgaatacactTTATGTCatgaaataattacagaatCGTCTGAATCCGAATCCAGTTCGTCTTCAAGTGAAGAAGAAGACGAAGGCAGTATAGACAGCCGAGACATTGGACCCATAAGACTTGATCCGAACATCTGTCCAGATGGTTGTGATCCAGATATTTACAATAAGACTTATGAGCTTAGAAATACAAGGTAGACCAATTGAACGTACATAAAATTTGGATAAtgttaacgatttttttagaaataataaaacaaatgattcatatttcttaaacgaataaaatttcaACCAAAACCGAAATGATTTTTTACTCGTTAACAGcttcaattttagtttttatattacgattttattttcCCAATATTTAGACATAAACATGAACAAGAAATGCTAGAGCAGGATCGCTTGGTAGACCTTCTGCGGAAGGACATCGATGCACATAACAAAATCAAGAGAaagttttcaattcaattagaGAAAAGGAAACAAGAATTGAGAGAATTTATGGTACgtagattgtttttttaagatatttggaTGATCtggttgtttattatttaaatgaaagtatCATTGGCACGGTGGCAAGACTACTAATTCTAACACGGAGTGTGTGTGTGTCGAATAAAGTCTGGAATACTTCATGCAACTTAGAAATTACAACAGTcaattatatgtacttatatagaAGTTAAtgataaacgttaaaaaaatcaaatgaaaatgtatgtTCTTACAGATGGAAAAACAAAGCTGCATGA is part of the Vanessa tameamea isolate UH-Manoa-2023 chromosome 10, ilVanTame1 primary haplotype, whole genome shotgun sequence genome and encodes:
- the LOC113397587 gene encoding cilia- and flagella-associated protein 44, whose product is MAEEEIIGEFGNEEEIIEEAAPEEVEQESVEDESILTEYDPDDFLSGAVNSLDSTIPLNLFDFEHSYGYNCQKYFNICACDDSVVCWAAGSIIAFLDVNTKQVWFRRSSTGGSVGALTSYRKDPNYRIVIAEGREGERDPIILLYTWPQMEIDAVLRDGTANAFSVLDFSPDGELLASVGKEPDYNLTIWNWKRHKILLRTSAFSFDVNTVMFSPYCPGQLTTAGAAHIKCWKMAHTFTGLKLKGELGRFGKTEICDVLGVYPMPDEKILSGCEWGNILVWEAGLVKLEVTQRGRKTCHKAPIVQFMLSPAGDEVTTIARDGYIRTWYWDTVDQADPPEDDLYVELNPVAETYVPGCQIMCLKHQHDMYWYAQDANGGIWTVDIEIDKLQCNHTKIMTCHASGIVAMAALRTCPILVSAGCDGALHAYNTETHALLAKYQFQAAITCMLYPPSDVDATSRIILVGFADGIMRTLLIHPERLQAQSTLIEVRVHSDLTVHSEDSIHADVIDLISLLKPHSKSLTQITINEQRTLLVTCGDDSTIFLYHLELGTPFKLHRLGFIQTPNNVAFMTWKPNEERVLLLCGELGLIIEATLPDIPIKKYNEITTFKQEFISTEEIVVKKYYMRNRPFPTEEDLASIDEEALKAQEESEKDKDEEEEEYIGEIQLVESENESGTTISWAQYCDEGIWIVQQHTGALLLVRPGNNKIIKYGPIPGAWCDDITTLKFICEDRYLALGTNSGYIRVVRMPFEEEDTPEYHYLTWKMAQQKLLKKLKGRRLAKEENQPTPRIDFIDYYYLPIHDRYTGAITCLEFSFDNKYLYTSGRDGNIFSFIINFSEPLITFPSFEPEKETIKVEKIKEPSTVDGELMSHEQLKQKEEYDKMISIANAHKKRVRDQLAELTAEYTKLIKANRSLPYSQQMDVTLDPRPLVVQEQELEEAKALTRRKLAHQLEASDLALHKMYSRNIIQLDVFPFTLKAIRDPEIMIRPLRQKNLSRAFTAQLQEVHQKMYEASLRGRRAESSTQKAVAKKVSLGPPRVASFLLGLPPNPPHPLKKALRNYYQRLNRHHIQFIEWQEHLSRKPDSHALPPGAADALKEAEETIGNRVLKTQPDYVAPQGHNTQLRICLTRKEIYDNKREFNEKVLKLREQKVRLVEKMQEIGKRLAEIRVEIPHKLANQPPHVPIIDDNLEFPEKNLEIKPEITVQAGHRATIARKPQERRRSMMYPQQRVRQPRVARFVPITESRPLTASWELLKPKQDQESSTIEIEIRERRIERHLYEQDVLIVDADILVQEFDSRLRQLQRERIRVQEKNQLLELHLYQLHREMTVLNRFEAHEDRLAERVYAKLMQVRNVNDQIIDCERRIEEHKAEKERLDLACQELQRQFKKLVQDNKFADFLRRIFKKKYRPPRDRNEDESSESESSSSSSEEEDEGSIDSRDIGPIRLDPNICPDGCDPDIYNKTYELRNTRHKHEQEMLEQDRLVDLLRKDIDAHNKIKRKFSIQLEKRKQELREFMMEKQSCMNEVDQVVILRYDQIRASAIRGCTGPGGLSQTVVFPEKMLSKLRRRVLELQDEIQQQKQRQKVNRTHLFRMNVDLRAMEARAAELGAAMRDVLTRKLGRPRRVDRALDDLLRRLARRHKFSVALDVLPHMLAQLTSWRERHSGLEQKYLTILNRYSDRLRLAAALQAEVYPQKQAKDWTIMAGGYEPEQYQRDVIRLRIIRSQQWQQIQALEEEIHQLRLKPLSQISTMSVCSPPVSDRSEINLKIIHATARPLRQKYFPITPLGSQVKIVYEVNLMKLLYDCLDLMRVTRDDAEELLQELTAELTKVVSGAKTRFEVVDALVRKWLLKYGGDPSLYKKQTRAFDALATLADRLIKQHVEAMEGIDPKTHEIMQSLEAALKDVAGEKQSLQDRLGPALATLLHTAESESEDAMAITMTSLVQSLVDEAHPLTPESIDRIEIFNVVEDIKDCGVKASEEELKNVVKLAIDCLRAQLVSLEEKRELDKEIEDALHVDTESLATDRDSSDDKTKTK